The Pseudomonas protegens genome contains the following window.
GAGGCAGCCGCCATCATCGACCTGCCGGAACTGGGCGGCTCGCAAAAGCTGGAAGACATGGGCATCCCGACTTTCTGCCTGACCCAGTTCTCTTTGAGCGAACGCTGAAGCCAACACCGACAGTCGTCCCCAGCAACTTGCCGGGGCCGGCCTCCTGCTTGTCTGCCAGAAGAACGGCAGAGCGCTGCGGATTGCAGAACCTGACTAGAGTCCCATCTGCTTGCTGATGATTTCGTTCATCACTTCGCGGGTGCCGCCGCCAATGGACAGGATGCGGTTATCCCGATACAGGCGCTCCACCAGACTGTCGCGCATGTAGCCCATGCCACCGAGTATCTGCACCGCATCGTGGGTGATGCGGTCGGCGGTGTCGGTGGCGAAGTTCTTGGCCATGGAAATCTCCTTGATCACACTTTTGCCGGCCGCCATCTGTGCTGCCTGGCGATAGGTGAATTCCCGGGACACTTCCAGGGCCGTGGCCATCTCCGCCAGACGATGCTTGAGCACCTGGAATTTGGCGATGGGCTTGCCGAACGCCTCGCGCTGCCGGGCCCACTTCAGGCTCTCCTCCAGCGCCATCTGTGCGGTCATGTTGGCCATCAGCGCCAGGGCCAGGCGCTCACTCTGGAAGTTGCCCATGATGCAGGCGAAGCCAATGTTCTGGGCACCGATCAGGTTGCCCACCGGCACCCGGCAATCGTCAAAAAACAGCTCGGCGGTGTCCGAGGCCCACCAGCCCATCTTTTTCAACTGCCGGCCCACCGTGAAACCGGGGCTGCCCTTCTCGATCAACAGCAGGCTGATGCCGCCATAGCCCGGATCCCCGGTACGCACCGCGACGGTGTAGTAATCGGCGCGCACGCCGCTGGTGATGAAGGTCTTGCTGCCGCTGACCCGATAGTGGTCACCGTCGCGCACGGCGCGGGTCTGCAGGTTGGCCACGTCCGATCCGCCACTGGGCTCGGTCACCGCCAGCGCGCAGATCTTCTCTCCGGACAGCACCTGTGGCACCACGCGCTCGCGCACTTCGGGGCGAGCCCATTTGACGATGGGCGGCAGGCCGATATCCAGCGACCCCAGCCCTGCCACCAGGCCGCCGGAACCACCGCGCATCAACTCTTCGCTGGCGGCGATCTTGGCGAACAGATCGCCCTCGTGACTGCCGCCCAGGGCTTCGGGGTAGCCGATGCCGAGAATCCCGGCGGCACCGGCCTTGAGATACAACTCGCGGGGAAAGCTTTCGGCCTCCTCCCACTGCTGGATCTCGGGGAGAATTTCGCGCTCGACGAAACGTCGCACGCTGTCGCGGACCAACTGGTGGCTGGGGTCGAAGTATTCCTGGCAGGCAGACATCGGCAAGCTCCTCTGAAGGGTCGAGGGAACTTACCAAGCGCTTGCTTGGTTTTCAAGGCGATCCGTGTCGTCACGCCAGCCGGTACAACGGCTGGCGCGAACGAACGCTACAAGGCTATGGGTTTGCGACCGGCAAAGGAGTGCGCCAGGGTGCCGCCATCCACCAGCTCCAGCTCGCCCCCCAGCGGCACGCCATGGGCGATGCGCGAGGTGATCAGGCCTTTGTTGGTCAGCAGTTGGGCAATGTAGTGAGCCGTGGCCTCGCCCTCCACCGTGGGATTGGTGGCCAGGATGACCTCGGTAAAGCTGCCCTGCTCCTCGATCCGCGCCAGCAACTGTGGAATGCCGATGGCTTCCGGGCCCAGGCCATCCAAAGGCGACAAGTGGCCTTTAAGCACGAAGTAACGCCCGCGATAGCCGGTCTGCTCCACCGCGTAGACATCCATCGGACCCTCCACCACGCACAGCAGCGTGTCATCACGGCGTGGATCGGCGCACTGCGGGCACAGTTCGTCTTCGGTCAGGGTCCGGCATTGACGGCAGTGCCCGACCCCTTCCA
Protein-coding sequences here:
- a CDS encoding acyl-CoA dehydrogenase family protein codes for the protein MSACQEYFDPSHQLVRDSVRRFVEREILPEIQQWEEAESFPRELYLKAGAAGILGIGYPEALGGSHEGDLFAKIAASEELMRGGSGGLVAGLGSLDIGLPPIVKWARPEVRERVVPQVLSGEKICALAVTEPSGGSDVANLQTRAVRDGDHYRVSGSKTFITSGVRADYYTVAVRTGDPGYGGISLLLIEKGSPGFTVGRQLKKMGWWASDTAELFFDDCRVPVGNLIGAQNIGFACIMGNFQSERLALALMANMTAQMALEESLKWARQREAFGKPIAKFQVLKHRLAEMATALEVSREFTYRQAAQMAAGKSVIKEISMAKNFATDTADRITHDAVQILGGMGYMRDSLVERLYRDNRILSIGGGTREVMNEIISKQMGL
- the recR gene encoding recombination mediator RecR; translation: MSFSPLIRQLIDALRTLPGVGQKTAQRMALQLLERDRSGGLRLAQALSQAMEGVGHCRQCRTLTEDELCPQCADPRRDDTLLCVVEGPMDVYAVEQTGYRGRYFVLKGHLSPLDGLGPEAIGIPQLLARIEEQGSFTEVILATNPTVEGEATAHYIAQLLTNKGLITSRIAHGVPLGGELELVDGGTLAHSFAGRKPIAL